A stretch of DNA from Deltaproteobacteria bacterium:
TCTTGCCGCGGATGGCAGCGGTGGCGAAACGTGGACGTCCCGGCGCATCGACGGTGGTGGCCCGCCCGAGGGGCGCGAGAAATCCCGCCTTCATGCCGTCTATCTCGGCGCGTCGTGGGAGCTCGATCTGTGGGGCAAATACCGCAACGCGCTGTATGGCGCGGAAGCCAACCTGCGGGCCAGCGAGGCCGATCTCGAAGGCGCCCGCCTGCTCGTGGCCGGAAGCACGGTCAAGGGCTATTTCGACCTGCTCAGCTATGACTTTCAGGTGCGCATCGCCGACCAGACTCTTGGCCAGCGCTTGCAGGCCCTCGAATTCCACGCCCTCAACGAGGAATTTGGTTTTTCCAGCCGGGCCGACCTGGTTCGGGCCCAAAGCGAGGTTGAAAGCGCCCGCTACAATCTGGCCATGGCCCGCCTGGGGCGCGACGGGGCGCACAGCGCGCTCCTGGTGCTGCTGGGGCGTTCGCCGGACGAAATTCTGCGGGGAGTGGAACCCTCCCGCGTGAACGATCTCGCCGCGTTGCCCGTGGCGCCGGTCCTGCCGGATGGCTTGCCTTCAAACTTGCTGGCGCGCCGGCCGGACTTGCGCGCGGCAGAGGAGGGGCTTCGGGCGGCGCATTTCGATGTCGGCGTGGTCCGGGCCGATTATTTCCCGTCCTTTTCCTTGACTGGACAGGCTGGAACGGCGGCGAAGGATGTTGGGGATTT
This window harbors:
- a CDS encoding TolC family protein, translating into LAADGSGGETWTSRRIDGGGPPEGREKSRLHAVYLGASWELDLWGKYRNALYGAEANLRASEADLEGARLLVAGSTVKGYFDLLSYDFQVRIADQTLGQRLQALEFHALNEEFGFSSRADLVRAQSEVESARYNLAMARLGRDGAHSALLVLLGRSPDEILRGVEPSRVNDLAALPVAPVLPDGLPSNLLARRPDLRAAEEGLRAAHFDVGVVRADYFPSFSLTGQAGTAAKDVGDFGFGAARSWTYGLSLHLPLDFWTTRFRELMAEAKCREAAATYEKAVQAAFRDIRDALARQALLAEAAVALERQIGDLREAVAKADDRYRNGYSNFLDVLDADRSLFSAQLDWAQTRTRQLQAMVDVCLALGGGWSDVPAESASDAGVTMRERRDGGIQ